The following are encoded in a window of Periplaneta americana isolate PAMFEO1 chromosome 13, P.americana_PAMFEO1_priV1, whole genome shotgun sequence genomic DNA:
- the Ufd1 gene encoding ubiquitin recognition factor in ER-associated degradation protein 1 — MFGFNMFPDIPRPFNTQYKCYSVSMLPGNERHDVERGGKIIMPPSALDQLTRLNIVYPMLFKLTNKRTNRITHCGVLEFVADEGKVYLPYWMMHNLLLEEGDFLQIESVSLPVATFSRFQPQSIDFLDITNPKAVLENGLRSFACLTTGDVIAIKYNQRIYELCVLETKPGNAVSIIECDMNVEFAPPVGYKEPERVKRSEEEMAVDPAELMPEPTGFVAFRGEGNRLDGKKKKEAPANNKTTVKVPYQRGVPDYNYSIGTLRFIRNSRPPSKENKEPVEEFKAFTGEGFSLRQSKSKK; from the exons ATG ttcGGATTTAATATGTTCCCCGATATTCCACGTCCatttaatacacaatacaaatgtTATTCGGTGTCGATGCTTCCTGGAAATGAACGTCATGATGTCGAACGAGGTGGAAAGA TTATAATGCCTCCTTCAGCTTTGGACCAACTGACTCGTCTCAACATAGTTTACCCCATGCTATTCAAGTTGACCAACAAGAGAACAAACCGCATAACACATTGTGGAGTGTTGGAATTTGTAGCCGACGAGGGCAAAGTGTACCTTCCTTACTGG ATGATGCATAATTTACTTCTTGAAGAGGGAGATTTTCTGCAGATCGAGAGTGTCTCTCTTCCAGTCGCAACTTTCTCGCGTTTCCAGCCACAGTCAATagatttcctagacatcacaaaTCCCAAAGCTGTTCTAGAAAATGGCCTGCGCAGCTTTGCATGTCTCACAACTGGAGACGTAATTGCCATCAAGTATAACCAAAGGATATATGAACTCTGTGTTCTGGAAACGAAGCCTGGCAATGCTGTCAGTATTATAGAATGTGATATGAAT GTTGAGTTTGCTCCCCCAGTTGGGTACAAGGAGCCGGAACGAGTTAAAAGATCAGAGGAAGAAATGGCTGTAGATCCAGCTGAGCTAATGCCGGAGCCTACGGGCTTCGTTGCATTCCGAGGAGAAGGAAACAG GTTagatggaaagaaaaagaaagaagctcCAGCAAATAACAAAACAACTGTGAAAGTGCCGTATCAACGAGGAGTTCCAGATTACAACTACAGCATTGGAACTTTGAGGTTTATAAGAAATTCTCGACCACCATCCAAAGAG AACAAAGAACCTGTTGAAGAATTTAAAGCATTCACTGGCGAAGGATTTTCTCTTCGACAGTCTAAATCAAAGAAATGA